Genomic segment of Flavobacteriales bacterium:
CAGGTTCTGAAGTTTAGAACGGAAACGGTCTTTCGGTAAAAAATTATTTTCCAGCGGAACTGCAAACGGAACCGGTGTATCTAATGATCCAACACGAACAACGGGTGCATCCAGCACATCAAAACAATTTTCTGCAATTAATGCAGCAATTTCTCCGGCAATTCCACCTGTTTGACAATCCTCCTGCAACACCAGCACTTTTCCTGTTTTGCGAACGGAGTTATAAATGGTTTCTGTATCCAGCGGAAGTAAAGTCCTTAAATTGATAATATCTGCATCAATCCCTAATTCTTTCGCGGTTTCCATGGCCCAATGAACTCCCATTCCATAGGTAACTATCGTTACATCATTTCCTTCTTCCACCACCGATGCTTTTCCGATTTCGAGTGTGAAATAATCTTCGCACACTTCTTCGGAAATACTTCTGTATAGTGCTTTATGTTCAAAGAAAATTACAGGATTCGGATCTTCGAATGCGGCTAATAATAATCCTTTCGCTTCATTGGGAAACGCAGGGTAAACAACTTTTAATCCGGGTGTATGAAAAAACCAGGCTTCATTACTCTGCGAGTGGAAAGGTCCGGCTCCAACACCGGCTCCTGTTGGCATGCGCACCACCACATCGGCGTTTTGTCCCCAGCGATAATGAATTTTTGCAAGGTTATTTACGATCTGATTAAATCCACATGTAACGAAATCGGCAAATTGCATTTCGCTCATGGCTTTATGTCCGTTAATGGATAATCCCAATGCAGAACCAACAATGGCCGATTCGCATAAAGGTGTATTACGTACACGCCCTTTTCCGAATTTATCTACAAATCCTTCGGTCACTTTAAACACACCTCCATATTCAGCGATGTCTTGTCCCATTAAAACAAGATTCTCATGTTTTTCCATGGCTTGTTTTAATCCCTCACTTATGGCATCGATAAATCGTTTCTCCGATTTTTTATTGCTGGCCGGAGTTGGCACGAATTGAAATGGTGCATACACATCATTCATTTCGCGTTCGGTATCTACCGTAATAGTCGGTGCTGCAAATGCAATTTCTAATTCGTCGGCAATTTGTTTTTTAATTTCAATGCGCGTTTTTTCTGCATCCTGTACCGATAAAATTCCTTCTGAAATCAACCAGTTTTCGTAATTATCTACCGGATCTTTTACCGACCACTTATCCTGAATTCCTTCCGGATAGTATTTTGTACCCGAAGCTTCTTCATGACCACGCATTCTAAAGGTGAGGCACTCCAGCATTACGGGACGAGGATTTTTGCGGATGTCTTCTGCTATGCGTCGTGTTGTATCGTACACTTCGAGCAGATTGTTTCCGTCAACCTGAATTCCTTCTATGCCATAACCGATCGCTTTATCGATAAATTGTTTACAACGGAATTGTTCGTTGGATGGAGTGGATAATCCCCATTGATTATTTTCAATTACAAAAATCACCGGCAAATCCCATACGGCAGCTACGTTTAAGCTTTCATGAAAATCACCTTCAGAAGCTCCTCCATCACCGGTGTAAACCAATGTGCATTTTTCTTCTTTGCGAAGTTTATGCCCGAGCGCAATTCCATCTGCAATTCCTAATTGCGGACCCAAATGCGATATCATTCCAACCACTTTATGTTCTTTGGATCCAAAATGGAACGAGCGGTCTCTTCCCTTGGTAAAGCCCATTTCTTTTCCCTGAAACTGCGCAAACAAACGATGCAAAGGCAAATCCCTTGCAGTAAATACACCCAGATTGCGGTGCATGGGTAAAATATATTCTTCCTTGCTAATCGCTTTGGCTGTTCCAACCGAAATTCCTTCCTGACCGAAACCGGAAAACCATTTCGAAATTCTTCCCTGACGAAGCAGGATGAGCATTTTTTCTTCAATCAATCGGGGCAGTAATACCGAACGGTATAAATCCAAAAGTGTTTCGTTGGAGTACCCTTTGCGGTCGAACTGAAGAACCGGTTTTACAGTGGCTGACATATTCAGAATTTTTCACAAATTTAGTCGAATGATGCCTCCCTTTACACATTTCCTCTTTTTTTCTGTTTGGTTTAAGTTTCCCATTCTTTGATTATTTTGGCGCCCTATGAAGTCATTATTCCTCTTCCTCCTTCTCTTATCACCTATGGTGATGTTTGGTCAAAAGGACAGCCTTAAAAAGCACGATAAGGATCTTTCGTTTACGGGAACCCGGATCAATCCTTATTCGGTTGAATATGATACTTCAGGAAAGATAAAACTGTCGGCCTATATCGACACCTACTACGCGTTTTATTCCGACACGGTGGGTTCGGGTGGATTCCAAAAATTCCCAACCACTGCACCGCGCTCTGATCAATTCGGATTAAATATTGCCCAGGTTTCGGCCCGTTATCAGTCGGATCGTTTTCGGGGTATTGCCACGTTATTCTGGGGCGATTGTCCCCAAAGTGCCTGGTCGCCCCTTTTGAATCTCATTCAGGAAGCCAATCTGGGTTTCAGAATTGCAAAAGGCTTATGGTTCGATGCCGGTTTTTTTCGTACGCATATCGGACTGGAGTCGATACAGCCAAGGGAGAACGTCACCATGAGCTTTGCCACCACCACTTATTTCGAGCCTTATTACATGGCAGGAGCTAAACTGACCTATGAGCTTAGTCCAACGCTCGTGGTCCAATTAAATGCATTTAACGGTTTCAATGCTTTTGCCGAAACCAATTCCAATAAAGCTGTAGGTGTTTCTGCGGCATGGACACCCGGCGAGCATTTTAATTTATCCTTTTCATCGCTGGCATCGGATGAGTCGGCCGATGATTATCCTCTGCCACAAATGCGCCTTTACAACAATTTATACATGGTTTATAAAACCAATCGCTTCACTCTCGGTGTAGAAGGTAATTTCGGATTGCAGCAAAACACCAAACTCAGCGATTCTTCTGCTACTGCCATGATGTATAGCACGCTTATCGCTGCGAAATACAGAGTAACAACCCACTGGGGAGTTTATTCCCGTTTTGAATTTTTCGATGATCCCGACGAAATTTTAACGGGTCCCGTGTATAACGATAATCATCAATTGGCGGGAATGAAACTCATCGGATTTACAGCAGGTACCGAATACAAACCCATACCCAACTCCTACCTACGAATCGAATCGCGTGTATTGCAGGCACCGAGTGATGAAAAAATATTTTACTACAACGCGCAAAGCAGCAATATTCGCTGGGAGGTAATTTGTGGATTAGGATTTTGGTTTTAAAATGAACGTATGAAAAAAAATTGGATCGCTATTTCTGCTTTAGTTCTTGCAGCATGTTCAGGTGAAACGGAAAAAGCATCGTCTAAGCAGAATTTAGCTTTTGAAGAGTACATCAGCGCATATCGTCCTTCCTCCATACAGGATATGAGTTATTGCTCCAACAGCATCTCCCAAGCGGTAAAAGGGAAACGGATGATTGAAACTACAGACAGTGCTTTATTTCCATTTCTTCCGGAAATTCTAATTGAAAATGGTGGATTTATGGATAAGGTTTATACAGATTCTTCAAGCGGATTAATGCTATGTACCGCTTTATTGAATGCCGACTTTTTTGGTCCGGTTTACCTCCTTTATTCCGGCGAAGGGAAATTGCTCGATCATTTTGTAGGATTCAATACACCGGGTACCGATGAAGGATGGCAATCGGTGGAATGTGTAACAGCGAATACGAATGGAGATTTGATCTTTAAAGATGCAACGACATCCTGGTCGCCCGAAGATTCTGCCGCTACGGTGAAAACAGAGATCACAGAAATGAACATGCAACCTTTTCGGCACAAATCATTCAAAAGCGAAAAGCTTCAATAAGTATCAACTGATTTTTTCGAATAGAAATAAAAAAGGCCTCATCAACGATGAGGCCTTTTTTAAAAGCATCTTAGAAGATTATTTTACAATCGCCTGGAAGCTAGCTTCGTTAGCGAACTTAAGGAATTCACGATCTTTTCCTGCTTTGGTTTTCAGTGAGCCATCTTTCTGGATTGCAGAAGTAAGGTTGCTGGTAACCTGAGCAAGGTTGTTTGCACGTGCAGCAATTACTGCGCGGAGGTAGAAAGTAAGCGCAGCTTCTTTTTCTGCAGATGCATCTAAAGTAGATGAAGCTTCATTTCCGTTACCGTTTAACACTTGAGCAAGCGCAAGGTTAAAGGTTTTGAAAGAACTCATTTGGCTAACAGCTTCTCCGTATTTACCTTTTTGGATATTGATGATACCCATGTTGTAAGATACTTCCGGACCAGCACCTGAAGCTTCAGAAAGAAGTTTTTCAGCTTTAGCACGATCACCTTTCTGACGAGCACAAGCAGCCAGGTTATTTTTAACGATTGGCTCAGAAGAAGCTAATGAAGCAGCTTTTTCGAATTCAGCTTGAGCGTCGTTGATTTTACCTTGCATAAAGAGGATAGCTCCGGTGTTGTTGAAACCTCTCCAGTCTTGTGGGTAGATACGGCTAACTTCACGGAAAATGCGAAGTTTTTCGTTCATGTCGTTAGTCAATGTAGAAGCAAACAACAATTCTTCAACAGTTAAAGAATCTGGTTTGGTTTTGCTCCACTCAGTTAATTCCTGGTCAGTTTTTCCGTTAAGGTCGTAGTTCAACGTTACTGCAGAACGACGAAGTTTAGGAAGAACTTTTTTCTCAAGTTCCTGATAAGTTTTCGCCATGTTGCGGATTTCCTGCTCACGTTTGTTAACGTCAGAGTACATTCCAAGAACGCGAACGATTAATTCTTTATCAGCAATATCCGTTTTGTCTAACTCAGATTTGAAACCATCCCAGTCTTCACCTTTACCTTGAAGATTGTAGAACGATGATTTTGCATCTTGTCCTTTTTCCCATTTCAATTTTTTCGCTTCTTTAGCAATCGCCTCAGCTGCAGTGCGAGCACGGTCGTTAGCTAAATTGTCGTTGATTGCAATTTCACCTTCAGGTGATGCATATGCAGGAATAGTGATGTTTTTAATGTCGATGCGTGGATTTGCAATGGCTGATTTTAACCAGTTCATGAAATCTACATAGTCTTTGTCTTTCAACTCAGAACCTTTTACTTCGTGACGACCTTTATCGTAGTTGATTACCATCTCAGCAGTGTGAGAAGTAACGCGTACAAATTTGTCTTTACCGAAGATTACTTTATCGTCGCTCATTACTAATAATGGAGTGATGATGGTACCATCAGCAATTTTATCTGTAGTAATAAGTGCTTTTTCTTTGGTTCCTTTTTTAGGAAGGATCTTTACTTTGATCTCAGCCACTTCCATGTTTGGAGTGTAAGGAACTTTAGAAGTATAAGAGAATGAACCACCTTCTTTAGGGATCACTTTACCGTTACCCGCTGCTTTAGGCCCCTGGAAAATTTCAGTTTTGAAAGCTTTCTCCTGACCATCAGATCCGATGATAACCGGAGTTACTTCTACTACTGCTTTTTTGTGCAGACCTTTTTCAACGAATTTACCGTTGATGTTAAGGGTTACAGTGTCGCCGTGCATTTCCACGGGATTCGGGTTTACCTTGTACTCGATGTCTTTTACAAGTGTACACCCCTGGATAAACATTGCGCCAGAGAAAGCTGCAAGTGATAATCCGATGAGTTGGTTCTTTTTCATTTACGATGCTTTTTTATTCGGGTGCAATATTAACGGATTATTTTAAAAATAAAAAACCAAGATTTCAAGAATGTAATCCTGCTATTTTATCGATAAAGTAATTGATTTATAGCGAAATACGGGTAATTCCTACTGGATATTCCTGATTAATTGTTTCAGAAATCCGAAATAAATCCTCCTTTTTAGTAGCGAAATCCAGCTCTCCGTAGTCCAATAATAAGATCCGAAGTCCCTGTAAAGTAGCAAGATGCTCCAGATAAACCTGCTGGATTCCCTGTAAATATTCTTCTTTTATACATTGTTCATAAATCCTTCCTCTTTTTTCGATGTGTGATTTCAATTTGGAGGTGGGAACGATTAAAAAGACGATTAAATCGGGCTTGGGAAGTGTTTTAAACATGATGTCGTACAGGCGACGGAACAGACTGAATTCGTTTTCATCGAGGTTATTACGGGCGAAAATCAGTGATTTTTCGAGGTAGTAGTCGGAAACCACCGTGCTGCCAAAGAGGTCCGGACCATTCATTTCTTCACTGAGCTGGCGGTAACGCTCGGCCAGGAAGTACATTTCCAACGGAAAGGCGTGCCGTCGGGGATCTTCATAAAATAAAGGAAGAAAAGGGTTGTCCTCGAATTGCTCCAGAATGAGTTGGGTCGACCACAACTCGCTGAGTCGCCGCGCCAGGGTTGTTTTCCCTGCACCGATATTTCCTTCGATGGCAATAAAACGATGGATACTCATTCGGGGAAATTCAAAGGATGTAACAATTTAACAATGGAAGTATCCTCACATATATGCAAGGCATCAATCACCGTGGAACCGTCGGGGAATTGCCAATCGGCAGCTATTTCACTGAGTGGTAAAAGGGCA
This window contains:
- a CDS encoding dehydrogenase E1 component subunit alpha/beta — encoded protein: MSATVKPVLQFDRKGYSNETLLDLYRSVLLPRLIEEKMLILLRQGRISKWFSGFGQEGISVGTAKAISKEEYILPMHRNLGVFTARDLPLHRLFAQFQGKEMGFTKGRDRSFHFGSKEHKVVGMISHLGPQLGIADGIALGHKLRKEEKCTLVYTGDGGASEGDFHESLNVAAVWDLPVIFVIENNQWGLSTPSNEQFRCKQFIDKAIGYGIEGIQVDGNNLLEVYDTTRRIAEDIRKNPRPVMLECLTFRMRGHEEASGTKYYPEGIQDKWSVKDPVDNYENWLISEGILSVQDAEKTRIEIKKQIADELEIAFAAPTITVDTEREMNDVYAPFQFVPTPASNKKSEKRFIDAISEGLKQAMEKHENLVLMGQDIAEYGGVFKVTEGFVDKFGKGRVRNTPLCESAIVGSALGLSINGHKAMSEMQFADFVTCGFNQIVNNLAKIHYRWGQNADVVVRMPTGAGVGAGPFHSQSNEAWFFHTPGLKVVYPAFPNEAKGLLLAAFEDPNPVIFFEHKALYRSISEEVCEDYFTLEIGKASVVEEGNDVTIVTYGMGVHWAMETAKELGIDADIINLRTLLPLDTETIYNSVRKTGKVLVLQEDCQTGGIAGEIAALIAENCFDVLDAPVVRVGSLDTPVPFAVPLENNFLPKDRFRSKLQNLINY
- a CDS encoding porin codes for the protein MKSLFLFLLLLSPMVMFGQKDSLKKHDKDLSFTGTRINPYSVEYDTSGKIKLSAYIDTYYAFYSDTVGSGGFQKFPTTAPRSDQFGLNIAQVSARYQSDRFRGIATLFWGDCPQSAWSPLLNLIQEANLGFRIAKGLWFDAGFFRTHIGLESIQPRENVTMSFATTTYFEPYYMAGAKLTYELSPTLVVQLNAFNGFNAFAETNSNKAVGVSAAWTPGEHFNLSFSSLASDESADDYPLPQMRLYNNLYMVYKTNRFTLGVEGNFGLQQNTKLSDSSATAMMYSTLIAAKYRVTTHWGVYSRFEFFDDPDEILTGPVYNDNHQLAGMKLIGFTAGTEYKPIPNSYLRIESRVLQAPSDEKIFYYNAQSSNIRWEVICGLGFWF
- a CDS encoding deoxynucleoside kinase, with amino-acid sequence MSIHRFIAIEGNIGAGKTTLARRLSELWSTQLILEQFEDNPFLPLFYEDPRRHAFPLEMYFLAERYRQLSEEMNGPDLFGSTVVSDYYLEKSLIFARNNLDENEFSLFRRLYDIMFKTLPKPDLIVFLIVPTSKLKSHIEKRGRIYEQCIKEEYLQGIQQVYLEHLATLQGLRILLLDYGELDFATKKEDLFRISETINQEYPVGITRISL